Sequence from the Bos javanicus breed banteng chromosome 11, ARS-OSU_banteng_1.0, whole genome shotgun sequence genome:
TCTGAGCAGAGaggcagggtgggtggggagcagTGGATGTGGCCACGGTACTCAgcccccctccttccccagggCAGCCTGCGAGCAGCAAGCTGTGACTCTCACCCTGCAGGAAGACAGAGCGTCCCTGACCCTTTCAGGGGGCCCCTCGGCACTGGAACTTGACCTGTCCAAGGTGCCGGGCCCAGAGGCAGCCTCCAGGTTGCAGACACTGACACTGGGCTTGGCGGAGCGTGTGTGCAGCTTGGAGCGGCGGCTGGCAGGTAGGTGGGGGTGGGAACCCCCCACCTGGGCTCACTAAGGTCCCCCAGGCCGGGCCTGCATTACTGCTTTCCACCCCCCAGCTGCTGCAGCGGAGGAGACGGCCACCAGCCCCAGGAAGAGCGCCCGGCAGGCGGGGCCTCGTCTCTTCTTACCAGGTAAGGCCTGTCACTTGTGACTCGGGTTGGGGCCGCACTGACTGTGCTGGAACTCAAGAACAAGCCTCAAAGTCTAGAGAGAGGCTCTGTCCTTGTGGTAGGGGGTCGTGGGCCTGGGGTCTTGCTGGACTCAGCCCCCCCCACTCCTGTTTCCCCAGACCCAGATCCTCAGAGAGGTGGCCCTGGACCTGGGGTCAAGAGGCGGTGTCCAGGGGAGTCTCTCATCAACCCCGGCTTCAAGAGgtgcctccccgccccccatccctccTGTGCCCAGGGTCCAGCATggaccctgcccacccctccacaCCCCACAGCGTCATCCCCTCTTCTCTCCCAGTAAGAAGCCGGCAAGTGGTGTAGACTTTGATGACCCCTGAAGGCACCACGGAAAGTGTGACGTCAGGACTGTGCCTGCGAGGAGAGGGCAGGGGCGGCCCCCAGGACCTCCTGCCGGCACCTGCCCAGCCTGCTGCCAGGCCGAACAAGGCCACTCCTCTAGCCCCTTCCCCGTCAAATAAACAGCTTCATCTGGCGAAAGTCATGAGGTCATGGCCAGACGCTGGCTCCCGGGCCCGCGGGCTGGGCATGGGGCCGTGTCAGGCTCTGCGTTTCCTGGTGAGACTGCCCACCTCTCTAGCCCTGCCCTCCTGTCCCTGCTCGGCACGCCCAGGAGCCCAGCCAGCTGTGCAAGGGTGGGGCTCTGAGAGGCTAGAAACCTTGTTCCCGCCCCAGCGGGCACATGCCTCAGTGATGCAGACCCCACACGATggccagggaggtggggggtggtctGTCTGCGCCTGGGCAGAGCTGAAGAATGTGGGGCCCGCCCTCTGGCCCGGAGTTGCCCAGACGGGGCTTCGCTCCCCACTCTCCCCAGCCATCCTGCCGCCCCACCCTGGCCTGACTGGTTTGGGAGCCCAATCCAGTCCTGCCATCCCCGAGGAGTAGGGAGATGGACCGCACCCCGCCCACCGGCTTCTCTTGTCTGTCCTCGTGGGCTGTTGTCTGGAGTTGAGCGGCCCAGGGTGGGCGTTCGGTAGTGGCAGAAACTGAGGGCCTCTGGTCCCTCCGATGCCCCTTCGCGCTCACTGGGGCAGAGGTGCCTTTATGGGGCTGCAGACGAGTGGGCAGGTGGCGGGGGGCGCTAGCGGGGGCGCACGACGGGCCGGTACGCCGCCAGGATCTCGGCGCTGTGGGGACACGTGTACTTGAACTCCTTCTCCTGCAGGGCGCAGTCCAAGTAGCGGCGGACGCCGCGCAGCTCAGCGGGGATGGGAGCTTGGCGGAAGTGCGCGCACACCGTCTGCGGGCGAGGGGCGCCGTCAGGGTCTCCTGGCGGGTCTGCCCGCCCCgcgccgcgccgccccgccccgccccgccccgccccggcgcTCACGTTCACGACGTGCAGCTTGGGCAGCAGGCCGCAGTCGGCCAGCGTGAGCTGATCGCCGTCCAGAAAGCGGCGGCGGGACTCGCGCAGCTGCGGCTCGCGGCCCAGCTCGTGCTCCAGGGGCGCGCGCAGGTAGCTGTCCAGCTTGGCAAGGGCGCGCAGCAGCTGCTGGTACAGAGCTGAGAGCGAGGGGCCCGGTGAGGACCGGCCAGGGCACCTCTCCCCCCACCCTCGCCGCGCCTCCAGACCCTCACCGTCGTCCTGTGCGGGCACTGGGTTCTTGATGAAGGCGGAGAACTTGTGAAAGACGTCGTTGCCCGCTGCGGTAGACTCCCTGTATCTGGGCGCCAAGCTGGGGAATCtggagtgggagggggttcaagtCAGAGCCCGCTGCCCCTTCCCGGCCCGCTCTGCCCTTACTGGGCTCTGCCCCGGGGGTGGCCTGTCTGTGGGCCCCTCTGCGCCCGGCCCTCACTCTGGGGGCCCCAGCGTCTCCTCCAGAAACTCTTCGATCTGCAGCGTGTCGGTTTTGGCGTCGCCGTCGCAGAGCAGGATGGGCAGCTGGGAGCCTGGGGCGAAGTCCTTCAGCACCTCCGGGGACCTGTGGGCATGAGGCAGGGCGGGAGGTGGCTGGCAGAGGAGTGCGAGGTCAGGGTCCCGGGGCAGGGCTCACCTGCGGGTGTCCACGGTGGTGAGTGTGAAGGGCACGCCCTTGAGAAGCAGAATCATGAAGAGCCTCTGGCAGGAGGGGCAGTGGCCCACACTCTCGCCGTCCTCGCTGGCCTGGAGTGGGGGACACCCAGGACCCCTGTGGGCTCTTGCTGCCCAGAGGCCAGAGCAAGCCCAGGGCTCCCGCTCTCTCAGGCACAACCTCGACAAGTGGCCGGTGAAAGCCCTTGACTTGGTCCCTGGGAGGAGGGGTCTGCGGAGCTGCCAAGGGCCTGGAGGCTGGGCAAGGTGCCAGGATGAGGGGTGCAGGGGTGCGACCCTGGCTCTGGGGCCTGGCCCCTTGACCCTTATCTTCAGAGCCTGGGCAGAGGCCAGGCCCCTGGGCACCAGGCCCTGCAGGCTGGTCATAAGGGTGGGTCGGGCCAATGGAGCTGTTTTCTGATTCATCCTGTCCAACTGGGCACCTTGCTGCCCCGGGCTCCAAGGGTGGGAGGAGGCCAGGACCTGGCAGTCCCTTCACAGGAATCACAGATCTGGGCACTGAGGGGGCTACCTGGCACAGCCCCTGAGCCCCGGCCTTGGGCTACCTGCCTGGCACAGCCCCGAAGGGGCTTTTTTCCCAGGAGAATGGGGCCACCGCAGCCCTTTTGGGGATGGCGCTCTCTCCCTTCTAATGCACCCCCGCCCCCAGTTACACAGCCTCCACGAGACAGCCTGAGCCCACCACCTCAGGAGACACTGCCGCAGACCCCCCTCAGCCTGCCCCAGAAAGTAGAGCCCCACAGAGCACCCGTCCCCGGGAcctcccccagcccaggcagCCTGGCACCTTGACGAAGAGCTGGAGCTTGCCGGCCTCAGCCATGGTGGGAGCCGCGGCAGCAGGGCCTGGGCGGGCCGGGAGCGTTCTTTAAGGTTCTCCGAGCGCCCCGCCCTCCCCAGCCCCGGCCCGCCCTGTGGAGTCACCTCTGCCgggaagcctgccaggctcttgcgGGGCGGGCACGAGGGAGCTCAGAGCGGACCGAAGCCCCCAGGGCTCCCCGGGGAGGGAAGGGGCCAgagtggtgggggaggaggcaaTGGACTGGGCGGGGCAGCTCTGGGTCAGGGTCGGCCCCGCCCTCCAGGGGACGCCCCGAAGGCCAGGGAGCGGGGGAGGTGGGAATAGCCTGGCcacagcctcagtctccccacctgCCGACCAGGGCGCCACAAGAGTGGGAAGCCACTTGGAAGGGACGCCCCCTTCCCACCTGTGAGCTGTCCCCGGGGCGCGCCCACCCCacgcccctgcccctcccctgtgCGGTCGAGGTGTGTTTCTCCCGGTTCTTAACCTTTGAAAAGAAGAGCTCTTGGTGTTAGAAGCCACAAGTTTCTGACCCATGGGAACCGCCCTCCCCTCGGACTGGAAGGAAGGGCCAGAAGAGGCTGGGGGTTGGCAGCCTCCCAGGTGCGCGCGCACCTGCCCCGTACAGGCCGCTCGCAGCGTCTCCCGCCCGGGGCGGGGCCTCGGGGCCGGGCTGTGGAGGCGCCGCGCCGCCTGGTGGCCACCGTGGGGTCTGCACGCGCCTtcctccaggcccagggccccGCCCCTACCCTGCCCGGGCCCAGCCTGACAACCCCTCCCCAGACCCAGCACTGGTCAGGGCCCTGGGCACAGGCCCCGCCACGAGCCGGGCTGACCTGGACGTACTGTGGCCTCGGGGCCTGGGCCTCCGACCGTCTGACACCACCATGGGCGGCTCTGCAACCGCTGGTAGGGGGTCACCAGCTGGTTTCCTGCTTCCTGTCACACAGCccatcctggaggagggcccggACCCTCCACACCTGGACCTGCTCACCGGATGGCCTGTGTGTAAAAACACCCTCACACGTCCATTAGGAAAATGGTGCAATGAACAGGTGGCtcagaataaaggaaataaaacacccAACAGCACACACGAGGTTTCATCGCACACTTATTTCAAGAACAAATCAGAACAAGATAGATAATGGTTTGTGGTTCAACGGACAGAAATGTGGCAACCATGTTcttggcaaggatgtggggaaacGCACTCCTGGGGATGCCCCTGGTAAACGGCAGTGCCTCTGGGACGTCCCCGTAAGTACACGAAGGATGAATCAACGGTCTGCAGTCCCCCGGGGGTGGGAGCCTGGTGCAGGATGGAGGGCGGGTCCCACTAGCCTGAGGTTTCCTGGTGTTATGGCTGCCCCCTCTGAATTCACAGCCCCcaccctcagaatgtgactgtatttggaaatgggGGTGATCAAAGTTGAGGTCATGGCAATGGGCGCTAGCCCCATGACTGTGTCCCCATAAAAAAGGCAGATATGGACACCTTCACACACTCAGACGGAAGACCCT
This genomic interval carries:
- the PAXX gene encoding protein PAXX isoform X1, whose translation is MVPPPLCTLPPGPGPPRFVCYCEGEGGGPGERGGFNLCVTDAAELWSTCFTPDRLAALKARFGLSAAEDIALRFRAACEQQAVTLTLQEDRASLTLSGGPSALELDLSKVPGPEAASRLQTLTLGLAERVCSLERRLAAAAAEETATSPRKSARQAGPRLFLPDPDPQRGGPGPGVKRRCPGESLINPGFKSKKPASGVDFDDP
- the CLIC3 gene encoding chloride intracellular channel protein 3 isoform X1 yields the protein MNQKTAPLARPTLMTSLQGLVPRGLASAQALKIRVKGPGPRARVAPLHPSSWHLAQPPGPWQLRRPLLPGTKSRAFTGHLSRLCLREREPWACSGLWAARAHRGPGCPPLQASEDGESVGHCPSCQRLFMILLLKGVPFTLTTVDTRRSPEVLKDFAPGSQLPILLCDGDAKTDTLQIEEFLEETLGPPEFPSLAPRYRESTAAGNDVFHKFSAFIKNPVPAQDDALYQQLLRALAKLDSYLRAPLEHELGREPQLRESRRRFLDGDQLTLADCGLLPKLHVVNTVCAHFRQAPIPAELRGVRRYLDCALQEKEFKYTCPHSAEILAAYRPVVRPR
- the PAXX gene encoding protein PAXX isoform X2, whose translation is MVPPPLCTLPPGPGPPRFVCYCEGEGGGPGERGGFNLCVTDAAELWSTCFTPDRLAALEDRASLTLSGGPSALELDLSKVPGPEAASRLQTLTLGLAERVCSLERRLAAAAAEETATSPRKSARQAGPRLFLPDPDPQRGGPGPGVKRRCPGESLINPGFKSKKPASGVDFDDP
- the CLIC3 gene encoding chloride intracellular channel protein 3 isoform X2, yielding MAEAGKLQLFVKASEDGESVGHCPSCQRLFMILLLKGVPFTLTTVDTRRSPEVLKDFAPGSQLPILLCDGDAKTDTLQIEEFLEETLGPPEFPSLAPRYRESTAAGNDVFHKFSAFIKNPVPAQDDALYQQLLRALAKLDSYLRAPLEHELGREPQLRESRRRFLDGDQLTLADCGLLPKLHVVNTVCAHFRQAPIPAELRGVRRYLDCALQEKEFKYTCPHSAEILAAYRPVVRPR